The following proteins are encoded in a genomic region of Lachnospiraceae bacterium KM106-2:
- a CDS encoding MTH1175-like domain-containing protein, with protein MKIAVTYENGQVFQHFGHTSQFQVFEVENNQIKDTCIVDTNGSGHGALAGFLENQGVEALICGGIGGGAIQALKEASIQVFGGVSGATEEAVKAFLEGKLNYNPNVRCSHHDHEHGEGHHTCGDHGCGNH; from the coding sequence ATGAAAATTGCAGTAACTTATGAAAATGGACAGGTATTTCAGCACTTTGGACATACAAGTCAGTTCCAGGTTTTTGAGGTAGAAAATAACCAGATTAAAGATACTTGTATCGTTGATACAAATGGAAGCGGTCATGGTGCACTTGCAGGATTTCTAGAGAATCAAGGTGTTGAGGCCTTAATTTGTGGAGGAATCGGCGGTGGAGCAATTCAAGCACTAAAGGAAGCTTCCATTCAAGTATTTGGTGGCGTTTCTGGTGCTACTGAAGAAGCAGTTAAGGCATTTTTAGAAGGTAAGCTCAACTATAATCCAAATGTACGTTGTTCTCATCATGATCATGAACACGGGGAAGGTCATCATACTTGTGGCGATCATGGTTGCGGAAATCACTAA
- a CDS encoding heat shock protein 60 family co-chaperone GroES, with the protein MTLKPLGDKVVLRQKEAEETTKSGIILTSKSQEKPQEAVVVEVGPGGLIDGKEVTMQVKKGDQVIYQKYAGTNVKLGDEEYIIVKQSDIIALVED; encoded by the coding sequence ATGACACTAAAACCATTAGGAGACAAAGTAGTACTGAGACAAAAAGAGGCTGAAGAAACAACGAAATCCGGAATTATACTTACATCAAAATCCCAGGAGAAACCTCAAGAAGCAGTTGTTGTAGAAGTAGGACCAGGCGGACTCATTGACGGCAAGGAAGTCACCATGCAGGTGAAGAAGGGTGATCAAGTCATCTATCAGAAATATGCCGGAACCAATGTAAAACTTGGTGACGAAGAATATATCATAGTAAAACAGAGCGACATAATAGCACTCGTAGAAGATTAG
- a CDS encoding heat shock protein 60 family chaperone GroEL has protein sequence MAKELKYDVDARKALEAGVNKLADTVKVTLGPKGRNVVLDRGFGSPLITNDGVTIAKEIELECPFENMGAQLVKEVATKTNDVAGDGTTTATVLAQAMVNEGMKNLAAGANPIILRKGMKKACDKAIEALKKMSSPVSGKSHIAKVATISSGSEEVGEMVADAMEKVSDNGVISIEESKTMKTELDVVQGMQFDRGYVSSYMVTDTDKMEARLEDPYILITDKKISNIQEILPLLEEIVKQGKQLLIIAEDVEGEALSTLIVNKLRGTFNVVAVKAPGYGDRRKEMLQDIAILTGGTVISDEVGLALKDTKLEQLGKAKSVTIQKETTTIVDGLGEKKQIEDRINKIKHQLADTTSSFDKEKLQERLAKLAGGVAVVRVGAATETEMKEAKLRMEDAINATKAAVEEGIIAGGGSAYIHCTNEIKSLADSLEGDEKTGVNIILKALEAPLLTIAKNAGYEGAVIVDAVKKLETGKGFNAYTGEYVDMVENGVIDPVKVTRSALENAVSVASSLLTTEAVVATKKENKKNEMVNNQMM, from the coding sequence ATGGCAAAAGAACTGAAGTATGATGTAGATGCAAGAAAAGCTTTAGAAGCAGGTGTAAATAAATTAGCGGATACCGTCAAGGTGACATTAGGACCAAAAGGAAGAAATGTGGTATTAGATCGTGGATTTGGAAGTCCCCTAATTACCAATGATGGTGTTACGATCGCAAAAGAAATAGAACTAGAGTGTCCATTTGAAAATATGGGTGCACAGCTAGTGAAGGAAGTTGCAACAAAGACTAATGATGTTGCTGGTGATGGTACCACAACAGCAACTGTCTTGGCACAGGCTATGGTGAATGAAGGTATGAAGAATCTGGCGGCAGGTGCAAATCCCATCATTTTAAGAAAAGGAATGAAGAAGGCTTGTGATAAAGCAATTGAAGCATTAAAGAAAATGAGTTCTCCTGTATCAGGTAAATCTCATATCGCTAAGGTTGCAACAATTTCTTCTGGTTCGGAAGAAGTCGGTGAGATGGTAGCAGATGCAATGGAGAAAGTCAGCGATAACGGTGTCATCTCAATTGAAGAATCAAAGACAATGAAGACCGAATTAGATGTCGTACAAGGAATGCAGTTTGACCGAGGTTATGTATCTTCCTACATGGTTACGGATACGGATAAAATGGAAGCAAGACTAGAGGATCCGTATATCCTGATCACCGATAAGAAGATATCAAATATTCAAGAAATCCTCCCTCTTCTTGAAGAAATCGTAAAACAAGGAAAACAATTATTAATTATCGCTGAAGATGTGGAAGGCGAAGCATTATCTACACTGATCGTAAATAAATTAAGAGGCACCTTTAATGTGGTTGCTGTCAAAGCACCAGGATATGGTGACAGAAGAAAAGAAATGTTACAGGATATCGCTATTTTAACAGGTGGTACGGTAATATCAGATGAAGTTGGACTTGCTCTTAAAGATACAAAGTTAGAGCAATTAGGTAAGGCAAAATCAGTGACGATCCAGAAGGAGACAACTACTATCGTAGATGGTCTTGGAGAAAAGAAACAGATCGAGGATCGTATCAATAAGATCAAACATCAGCTCGCTGATACAACTTCTAGTTTTGATAAAGAAAAATTACAAGAGCGATTAGCTAAATTGGCTGGTGGAGTTGCAGTTGTTCGTGTCGGTGCCGCAACCGAGACAGAAATGAAGGAAGCGAAACTTCGTATGGAAGATGCCATCAATGCAACGAAGGCAGCAGTAGAAGAAGGTATCATAGCCGGTGGTGGTTCTGCATACATCCACTGTACAAATGAGATCAAGAGCCTTGCTGATAGCTTAGAAGGTGACGAAAAGACAGGTGTTAATATTATTCTGAAGGCATTGGAAGCCCCTCTTCTTACAATTGCAAAGAATGCCGGTTATGAAGGTGCTGTGATTGTAGATGCCGTTAAGAAGTTAGAGACAGGTAAAGGATTCAATGCTTATACTGGTGAGTATGTCGATATGGTTGAGAATGGTGTTATCGATCCTGTGAAGGTAACTCGAAGTGCTCTTGAGAATGCAGTCAGCGTCGCTTCTTCCCTCCTTACAACAGAAGCAGTTGTTGCAACAAAGAAAGAGAATAAGAAAAATGAAATGGTAAATAATCAAATGATGTAA
- a CDS encoding ABC transporter, ATP-binding protein: protein MEKLIKIQELTKQFAGREILSKINLEIHRGDSIAFTGHNGSGKSTLLKMIGGLLPYDSGVILRNKNLRVDYIPEHFPKLAITARQYLIHMGKLEGLDSERIRKKIDSLSTAFYMEEMLDTPIRFLSKGTMQKVCVIQAMLGEQDLLLLDEPLSGQDEDSKKNFLSLIKERITQGTAVVMSCHEALLMREVSREIYQIENKRLVRTDLQQLRGARKILVFEKGNKGSKKESLELVRIEEGTKTKVFVSNEDMDQAVKQMLASGYEIRGIYDEEE, encoded by the coding sequence TTGGAGAAATTAATTAAAATTCAGGAGCTGACCAAGCAGTTTGCGGGGAGAGAGATTTTATCAAAGATTAATTTGGAGATACATAGAGGAGATTCCATTGCATTTACCGGACATAATGGAAGTGGGAAAAGTACATTATTAAAGATGATCGGAGGTCTATTGCCTTATGATTCGGGCGTCATCCTTCGTAATAAAAACCTTCGTGTAGATTATATCCCTGAGCATTTTCCAAAACTGGCAATTACGGCAAGACAGTATCTTATACATATGGGAAAGTTGGAAGGATTAGATAGCGAACGAATCAGAAAGAAAATTGATTCATTATCGACAGCATTTTACATGGAGGAGATGTTGGATACTCCGATCCGATTTCTTTCAAAAGGAACGATGCAGAAGGTCTGTGTGATCCAGGCTATGCTAGGAGAACAGGATCTTCTATTATTAGATGAGCCTCTATCCGGTCAGGATGAAGATTCGAAGAAGAACTTTCTTTCTTTGATCAAAGAGCGGATTACACAAGGCACCGCTGTTGTTATGTCTTGTCATGAAGCCTTATTAATGAGAGAAGTATCAAGGGAAATCTATCAGATTGAGAACAAGAGATTAGTTAGAACTGATCTACAGCAGTTACGGGGAGCAAGAAAGATTCTTGTGTTTGAAAAAGGAAATAAGGGATCAAAGAAGGAGTCCTTAGAATTAGTTCGGATTGAAGAGGGAACGAAAACGAAGGTATTCGTTTCAAATGAGGATATGGATCAAGCAGTGAAACAGATGTTAGCAAGTGGGTATGAGATAAGAGGGATATATGATGAGGAAGAGTAG
- a CDS encoding ABC transporter, permease protein: MRKSRELVWYHMHLYFKTNKWVMPFLVWILSLVVSYSVKPVHVGSSILVSAGISFFISLWLGITYYDNVDPVAEQITILKVQNRRLYDISQFLFLGVIASLLSTTGVLFPSIKNVTDGLDLYTRTLHVFDMICSLWIHLVLSFLGIGLSMLFQPRIMKNRKFAILLMACISVLAISKSGMIDSAPPLKGLLWVLPPLSDILTMLGNKDYFYVGELCKMTGYSVLYLVVLFVISEVILQKKNNY, translated from the coding sequence ATGAGGAAGAGTAGAGAATTAGTGTGGTACCATATGCATCTATATTTTAAGACAAATAAGTGGGTGATGCCATTTTTGGTCTGGATCTTAAGCCTTGTGGTTTCTTATAGTGTGAAGCCGGTTCATGTAGGATCTAGTATTCTGGTTTCAGCTGGAATTTCCTTCTTTATTTCTTTATGGCTTGGGATTACTTATTATGATAATGTGGATCCGGTGGCGGAGCAGATTACAATATTAAAAGTGCAGAATCGTCGATTGTATGATATAAGTCAATTTCTGTTTCTAGGAGTTATCGCGAGTCTGCTAAGCACTACTGGAGTCCTGTTCCCAAGTATTAAGAATGTAACAGATGGGCTTGATCTTTATACAAGAACTCTTCATGTTTTTGATATGATTTGTTCCTTATGGATCCATTTAGTATTATCCTTTCTTGGAATCGGACTTAGTATGCTATTTCAGCCTAGGATCATGAAGAATCGTAAATTTGCCATCTTACTAATGGCTTGCATTAGTGTACTCGCCATAAGCAAGAGTGGAATGATAGACAGTGCACCACCCCTTAAAGGGCTGCTTTGGGTATTGCCGCCCCTGTCGGATATTTTAACCATGCTTGGAAACAAAGATTATTTTTATGTCGGAGAACTATGTAAAATGACAGGATATAGTGTTCTCTACTTAGTGGTGTTATTTGTGATCAGTGAAGTAATCTTACAGAAGAAAAATAATTATTAG
- a CDS encoding regulator of polyketide synthase expression — protein sequence MLQVSEVIHLTLFKDFKLIAGESGLANELNNIVILEYESINHHYDVFKEGDFILTSLFYAKDHEELIYESFQELIKRKVSGIAVKTVFYKDIPDNAKELANQHNLPIFLFEDAYMEDLILSANELLKTKLSHLVFEEKIKNIIQTRKSPYEIESTMKEINPSFHPKAITAYITAKSPSGRNTIQNYFTRLIYKKYKTSAHYSYSYVKYGSGMILIYSFSDQFILPSDGFADTVSKLLHSIELEPEYYHIGICDLPMEQNRLDLSIQQAIYANYTAILKQQDILSYSQMGIYQYLAPLTSDPTIMKQYSSSIQKLKDYDKRHISNLLDTLRIYIHHNGDIAKTAAKIYQHPNTVRYRLKKTAHLLNCDPENQYEQLYLLIHLYELHEVM from the coding sequence ATGTTACAAGTAAGCGAGGTCATCCACCTTACTTTGTTCAAAGATTTCAAGTTAATCGCCGGTGAAAGTGGACTTGCAAATGAATTAAATAATATCGTTATTCTAGAATATGAGAGCATTAATCATCATTATGATGTATTCAAGGAAGGAGACTTTATCTTAACTTCACTCTTTTATGCCAAAGATCATGAAGAACTGATCTACGAATCCTTTCAAGAACTGATCAAACGAAAAGTCTCTGGAATTGCTGTAAAGACTGTATTCTATAAAGATATTCCAGACAATGCAAAAGAATTAGCCAACCAGCATAATCTCCCCATTTTTCTCTTTGAAGATGCTTATATGGAAGATCTGATCTTAAGTGCAAACGAGTTATTAAAAACCAAATTGAGCCATTTAGTCTTCGAAGAAAAAATTAAGAATATTATTCAAACTAGGAAATCACCTTATGAAATCGAGAGTACGATGAAAGAGATCAATCCCTCGTTCCATCCAAAAGCAATTACCGCTTATATTACCGCTAAATCACCATCTGGAAGAAATACGATCCAGAACTATTTTACAAGACTGATCTACAAGAAATATAAGACATCCGCTCACTATTCTTACTCTTATGTAAAATACGGTTCTGGAATGATCCTAATCTACTCCTTTTCCGACCAGTTTATTCTCCCAAGTGACGGATTTGCTGATACAGTAAGTAAACTGCTTCATTCCATTGAATTGGAACCAGAATACTATCATATAGGGATATGCGATCTCCCGATGGAACAAAACAGATTAGATCTCTCCATTCAGCAAGCGATATATGCTAATTATACTGCAATCCTGAAGCAGCAGGATATCCTCTCTTATTCTCAAATGGGAATCTACCAATATCTTGCGCCTTTAACTTCTGATCCAACCATTATGAAACAATATTCTTCCTCAATTCAGAAATTAAAAGACTATGATAAAAGACATATCTCAAACTTATTAGATACGTTACGTATATACATACACCACAATGGTGATATTGCGAAGACTGCTGCAAAAATCTATCAGCATCCGAATACGGTTCGCTACCGTCTAAAAAAGACAGCACATTTATTAAACTGTGATCCTGAAAATCAATACGAGCAGCTCTATCTACTCATTCATCTTTATGAGTTGCATGAAGTAATGTAA
- a CDS encoding histidinol-phosphate aminotransferase: protein MHRKEINKRWENGKMSNFLNDRYKNMEPYIPGEQPKDRHYIKLNANETSMEPSPEVLKALRSSRMKDLGHYADPDAKELRLAIAKRYHVTMDQVFAGNGSDEVLALIFLAFFDENSKICFPDITYGFYKVFSKTFGIDGKAMPLKEDFTVDVDAYVKTNRHVILANPNAPTGFYLPVSEIERIVCANPNRLVIIDEAYIDYGNESVIPLVHQYRNLIVVHTMSKSKNLAGAHIGYCIADESLIEDLNGIKFSFNPFSLNDISLAIGTAAMNDQAYYEQCIKEIIANREYTKRELKNLGFKVLDSKTNFIFVTHPLLTANEYNGKLRDNGILARHYNDKRINNYLRITIGTRKEMEEVIFVTSKILDELAA, encoded by the coding sequence ATGCATAGAAAAGAAATTAATAAGAGATGGGAGAATGGAAAGATGAGTAATTTTCTAAATGATCGATATAAAAATATGGAGCCATATATTCCGGGAGAACAGCCAAAGGATCGCCATTATATAAAATTAAATGCCAATGAGACATCTATGGAGCCTTCACCAGAAGTATTAAAAGCATTGAGAAGCAGCAGAATGAAAGATCTTGGTCATTATGCAGATCCCGATGCCAAAGAGTTAAGATTAGCAATCGCGAAACGATATCATGTTACGATGGATCAGGTCTTTGCAGGAAATGGATCCGATGAAGTACTAGCGTTGATCTTCTTAGCATTCTTTGATGAAAATAGTAAAATTTGTTTCCCAGATATCACATATGGATTTTATAAGGTATTTAGTAAAACATTTGGAATCGATGGAAAAGCAATGCCGCTCAAAGAGGATTTTACGGTAGATGTAGATGCTTATGTGAAGACTAACAGACATGTGATTCTAGCGAATCCTAATGCACCGACTGGCTTTTACCTTCCTGTTTCGGAGATTGAACGAATTGTTTGTGCAAACCCCAACCGCTTAGTCATTATTGATGAAGCATATATTGATTATGGAAATGAAAGTGTGATCCCATTAGTACATCAATATCGTAACTTAATCGTGGTACATACAATGAGTAAATCTAAAAATCTGGCAGGAGCGCACATTGGATACTGTATTGCCGATGAATCCTTAATCGAAGATCTAAATGGAATTAAGTTTTCCTTTAATCCATTTAGTTTAAATGATATCTCATTAGCAATTGGAACAGCAGCCATGAATGATCAGGCATATTATGAACAATGTATTAAGGAGATTATTGCAAATCGAGAATATACCAAACGAGAACTTAAGAACCTAGGTTTTAAGGTATTAGATTCAAAAACTAATTTTATTTTTGTAACACATCCATTGCTAACTGCGAATGAGTATAATGGAAAATTAAGAGATAATGGAATTTTAGCAAGACACTATAATGATAAGCGTATCAATAATTATCTGAGGATCACCATTGGAACGAGAAAAGAGATGGAAGAAGTTATTTTTGTGACATCCAAGATACTAGATGAGCTAGCTGCATAA
- a CDS encoding D-3-phosphoglycerate dehydrogenase yields the protein MKILISDYEDVLKRDLEYEIQLLKEHLEDVEIEVYAYRNYEDYLEKMKDVDVLLMAYLPVDKKVFEHAKKLKLISVNATGYGTIDMEQAALHQVQVVTVKDYCTNEVADHTMALILALIRNLKFYEKDIEQRHHWEYMNVKKMRRIASMTLAIFGLGRIGRAVVKRAQAFGMKVIAVDPYVSQEEADGIGVTMVSKEEALNRADVISNHMNQTKENENFFQKQTFAAMKKHPIFINVGRGKCVDETALVQAIEKKQLAGAGLDVLKEENPNLIENPLLNRENVILTPHAAFYSEESMRDLQRISCENIIKELKVAEGRKQLCM from the coding sequence ATGAAAATATTGATCAGTGATTATGAAGACGTGCTGAAACGAGATTTAGAGTATGAGATTCAATTATTAAAAGAGCATTTAGAAGACGTGGAAATAGAAGTTTATGCCTATCGTAATTATGAGGATTACCTTGAGAAAATGAAAGACGTCGATGTATTATTGATGGCCTATCTTCCTGTAGATAAGAAGGTATTTGAACATGCCAAGAAACTAAAACTGATCTCGGTCAATGCGACAGGCTATGGAACTATTGATATGGAACAAGCAGCTTTGCACCAGGTGCAAGTTGTAACCGTAAAGGATTATTGCACCAATGAAGTTGCCGATCATACGATGGCGTTGATATTAGCCTTGATTAGAAATTTAAAGTTTTATGAAAAGGACATTGAGCAAAGGCATCATTGGGAATATATGAATGTTAAGAAGATGAGAAGAATTGCTTCTATGACGCTTGCAATCTTTGGACTCGGAAGAATCGGAAGAGCAGTGGTAAAAAGAGCACAGGCTTTCGGTATGAAAGTGATCGCAGTAGATCCTTATGTCAGCCAAGAGGAGGCAGATGGGATCGGAGTGACGATGGTATCTAAGGAAGAAGCATTGAACAGAGCAGATGTGATCTCTAATCATATGAATCAGACGAAGGAAAATGAGAACTTCTTTCAAAAGCAGACATTTGCGGCAATGAAGAAACATCCGATCTTTATCAATGTGGGAAGAGGAAAATGTGTGGATGAGACAGCATTAGTACAGGCAATTGAGAAGAAACAACTTGCAGGGGCTGGATTGGATGTTCTTAAAGAAGAAAATCCTAATTTAATCGAAAATCCACTATTAAATCGTGAAAATGTAATTCTCACTCCTCATGCAGCATTTTATTCAGAAGAATCTATGAGAGATTTACAGAGAATTAGTTGTGAGAATATTATTAAGGAGCTTAAGGTAGCGGAAGGGAGGAAGCAGTTATGTATGTAA
- a CDS encoding arginine deiminase: MYVKNGTGVLKRVLVSRPEYLKAAPINEIAKKWKPELDVEKMKKEHAAFVKAYEDNGVKVEFLEADPNRPNSVFSRDFGGCVQEGYIMGKFKEPIRYQEYTAYKTKMKELGIPMIVEIQNGLFEGGDFAFLNENTIALGMVARTNKQGFLEMKEGLAKYDYEVIPVPCKKEYLHLDMCFNLVDDHLAVAYKEGLPEEFLHRLQEMQIDIIPVKEEAIFTHGCNLQSLGDHRVMSLKSNTYVNEELRKRGMTVIELDITEILKAGGGPHCMTFPLERI, from the coding sequence ATGTATGTAAAGAATGGAACTGGAGTATTAAAACGGGTGTTAGTATCGAGACCAGAATATTTAAAGGCGGCACCCATTAATGAAATCGCAAAAAAGTGGAAACCAGAATTAGATGTCGAGAAGATGAAAAAGGAACATGCTGCATTTGTAAAAGCATACGAGGATAATGGAGTTAAAGTAGAGTTTCTAGAAGCGGATCCCAACAGACCCAATTCAGTATTTAGCAGAGATTTTGGCGGATGCGTACAAGAAGGCTACATCATGGGAAAGTTTAAAGAACCCATTCGCTATCAGGAATACACGGCTTATAAAACAAAAATGAAGGAACTTGGTATTCCAATGATTGTTGAGATACAGAATGGACTCTTTGAGGGTGGAGATTTTGCTTTCTTAAATGAGAATACGATCGCACTTGGTATGGTTGCAAGGACCAATAAACAAGGTTTTTTAGAAATGAAAGAAGGACTTGCAAAGTATGATTATGAGGTCATTCCAGTACCATGTAAGAAAGAATATCTCCATTTAGACATGTGCTTTAACCTAGTGGATGATCATCTTGCAGTGGCTTATAAGGAAGGACTTCCTGAAGAATTTCTACATAGATTACAAGAGATGCAGATCGATATCATTCCAGTAAAGGAAGAGGCAATCTTTACACATGGTTGTAATCTTCAGTCATTAGGTGATCACAGAGTCATGTCATTAAAATCGAATACATATGTTAATGAAGAATTAAGAAAACGTGGAATGACAGTGATCGAACTAGATATTACAGAGATTTTAAAAGCAGGCGGAGGTCCACATTGTATGACCTTCCCACTAGAGAGAATTTAA
- a CDS encoding amino acid transport system permease protein, with the protein MLESITENITQSFITDGRYRYLTQGLLVTIEITFLAVIIGMVLGFLIALIRSTYDLTGKRKILNFICKVYLTIVRGTPVIVQLLLMYFVILDPFGVDKIPAAVITFGCNSAAYVAEIVRSGIMSVDGGQTEAGRSIGFSYSQTMIYIVLPQAFKNVLPALLNEWISLLKETSVSGYIAIADLTKGGDVIRSITFRPFFPLVAVALVYLGIVMLMSALEAKVERRLRRSER; encoded by the coding sequence ATGCTTGAGAGTATTACAGAAAATATTACACAGAGTTTTATTACCGATGGCCGTTATCGTTATTTGACCCAAGGATTATTGGTCACGATTGAAATTACATTCCTTGCAGTTATCATAGGTATGGTACTGGGATTTTTGATCGCCTTGATCCGTTCTACTTATGACCTCACCGGTAAACGAAAAATACTAAATTTTATATGCAAAGTCTACCTGACAATCGTGCGGGGAACACCAGTCATCGTTCAATTACTATTGATGTATTTTGTCATTTTAGATCCATTTGGGGTTGATAAAATTCCAGCAGCAGTGATCACCTTTGGATGTAACTCTGCAGCCTATGTGGCAGAGATCGTAAGATCGGGAATCATGTCAGTAGATGGTGGCCAGACAGAGGCTGGACGAAGTATTGGTTTCTCTTATTCACAGACAATGATCTATATTGTGTTGCCACAAGCTTTTAAAAATGTACTTCCGGCCTTATTAAATGAGTGGATTTCTCTATTAAAAGAGACTAGTGTTAGTGGATACATAGCGATCGCCGACCTGACCAAAGGGGGGGATGTGATCCGAAGTATCACCTTTAGACCATTCTTTCCCTTAGTGGCAGTAGCACTTGTATATCTAGGAATCGTTATGTTAATGTCAGCATTAGAAGCAAAAGTAGAGAGGAGGTTACGAAGAAGTGAGCGATAA
- a CDS encoding methionine ABC transporter ATP-binding protein gives MSDKKELIVVNELEKSYGEFQALRKINLTINHGDVAVILGPSGSGKSTLLRTLNQLETQTKGTISFDGVSITDKEVNINKYRQRMGMVFQHFNLFPHMTILRNLTIGPMKLLKLSKSEAEEKAMNLLVRVGLADRANTYPSMLSGGQKQRIAIVRALCMNPDVLLFDEPTSALDPEMVGEVLEVMKDLARQGMTMVVVTHEMGFAKEVGNRVIFMDAGEILEEAEPEEFFTHPKSERAKQFLEKIL, from the coding sequence GTGAGCGATAAAAAGGAATTGATCGTAGTAAACGAATTAGAGAAAAGTTATGGAGAATTTCAAGCGTTAAGAAAGATCAACCTGACCATTAATCATGGGGATGTAGCAGTAATCTTAGGTCCCAGCGGATCGGGAAAGTCAACGCTTCTTCGTACCTTGAATCAATTGGAGACGCAGACAAAAGGAACGATCTCTTTTGACGGTGTGTCTATTACAGATAAGGAAGTTAATATAAACAAGTATCGTCAAAGGATGGGCATGGTATTTCAGCATTTTAATCTCTTCCCTCATATGACGATTTTAAGAAATTTGACCATAGGACCGATGAAGCTGCTGAAGTTGTCTAAATCAGAAGCGGAGGAGAAGGCAATGAACCTCTTGGTACGTGTTGGGTTAGCGGATAGAGCAAACACTTATCCATCTATGCTATCCGGTGGACAAAAGCAAAGGATCGCCATTGTTCGAGCATTGTGTATGAATCCAGATGTGCTTTTATTTGATGAGCCAACATCTGCGCTTGATCCAGAGATGGTTGGTGAAGTGTTAGAAGTTATGAAAGACCTTGCCAGGCAAGGGATGACTATGGTCGTCGTTACCCATGAGATGGGATTTGCCAAGGAAGTGGGTAACCGGGTGATCTTTATGGATGCAGGAGAGATTTTAGAAGAAGCAGAGCCAGAGGAGTTTTTTACTCATCCTAAGAGTGAACGGGCAAAACAATTCCTAGAGAAGATTTTATAA